The following are encoded in a window of Sulfitobacter sp. S190 genomic DNA:
- the ahcY gene encoding adenosylhomocysteinase: MADDYIVKDINLADYGRKELDIAETEMPGLMALRDEYGESKPLSGARIVGSLHMTIQTAVLIETLTALGADVRWASCNIFSTQDHAAAAIAAGGTPVFAIKGQSLEEHWDYLDKSFQFPDGPNLILDDGGDATLYILLGARMEAGEDVLAVPTSEEEEVIKKQIQKRIGETPGWFAKMRDQIVGVSEETTTGVHRLYDLFKQGQLPFPAINVNDSVTKSKFDNKYGCKESLVDGIRRATDTMMAGKVAVVMGYGDVGKGSAASLRGAGARVKVTEVDPICALQAAMDGFEVVLLEDVVASSDIFITTTGNKDVIRIEHMREMKDMAIVGNIGHFDNEIQVASLKNHKWTNIKEQVDMIEMPSGNRIILLSEGRLLNLGNATGHPSFVMSASFTNQVLAQIELWTRGDEYKNEVYILPKHLDEKVARLHLDRIGVKLSKLDPEQAAYIGVTPEGPFKPEHYRY; this comes from the coding sequence ATGGCCGACGACTACATCGTGAAAGACATCAACCTTGCGGATTACGGCCGCAAGGAACTCGACATCGCCGAAACCGAAATGCCCGGCCTGATGGCCCTGCGCGACGAGTATGGCGAAAGCAAACCGCTGTCCGGCGCGCGGATCGTCGGCTCGCTGCACATGACCATCCAGACTGCCGTTCTGATTGAAACGCTGACCGCGCTGGGCGCGGACGTGCGCTGGGCTTCGTGCAATATCTTCTCCACGCAAGACCATGCCGCCGCAGCGATCGCCGCCGGTGGCACGCCCGTGTTCGCGATCAAGGGCCAGTCGCTGGAAGAGCATTGGGACTACCTCGATAAATCTTTCCAGTTCCCCGACGGCCCCAACCTGATCCTCGACGACGGGGGCGATGCCACCCTCTACATCCTTTTGGGTGCGCGCATGGAAGCGGGCGAAGACGTGCTCGCCGTACCGACCTCCGAGGAAGAGGAAGTCATCAAAAAGCAGATCCAGAAACGCATCGGCGAAACCCCCGGTTGGTTCGCCAAAATGCGCGACCAGATCGTCGGTGTCTCCGAGGAAACCACCACAGGCGTTCACCGCCTCTACGATCTGTTCAAACAGGGCCAGCTGCCCTTCCCCGCGATCAACGTGAACGACAGCGTGACCAAGTCGAAATTCGACAACAAATACGGCTGTAAGGAATCGCTCGTTGACGGCATCCGCCGCGCCACCGACACGATGATGGCGGGCAAAGTGGCCGTTGTCATGGGTTACGGTGACGTGGGCAAAGGGTCTGCCGCCTCCCTGCGCGGCGCCGGTGCACGTGTCAAAGTTACCGAAGTCGACCCGATCTGCGCGCTGCAGGCCGCGATGGACGGCTTCGAAGTGGTGCTGCTCGAAGACGTGGTCGCCAGTTCCGACATCTTCATCACCACCACCGGCAACAAGGACGTGATCCGCATCGAGCACATGCGCGAGATGAAGGACATGGCCATCGTCGGCAACATCGGCCACTTCGACAACGAAATTCAGGTGGCCAGCCTGAAAAACCACAAATGGACCAACATCAAGGAACAGGTGGACATGATCGAAATGCCCTCGGGCAACCGGATCATCCTGCTGTCCGAAGGCCGTCTGCTGAACCTCGGTAACGCCACCGGCCACCCTTCGTTCGTCATGTCGGCGTCCTTCACCAATCAGGTGCTGGCGCAAATCGAACTGTGGACACGCGGCGACGAATACAAGAACGAAGTCTACATCCTGCCCAAGCATCTGGACGAGAAAGTCGCCCGTCTGCACCTCGACCGGATCGGCGTGAAACTGTCGAAACTGGATCCTGAGCAGGCCGCCTATATCGGCGTGACACCAGAGGGCCCGTTCAAGCCCGAACACTACCGCTATTGA
- a CDS encoding S-adenosyl-L-homocysteine hydrolase yields MKTVVFALGATLALTTAAAAQQVCMTAAEMQSSLIDWYGERPTQGPSNDNTRLWVSDANGSWTLVRTLSDGNACVVGTGMDWVAGMDATEKVATIQARIEG; encoded by the coding sequence ATGAAGACCGTAGTTTTTGCCCTTGGCGCGACCCTTGCACTGACAACCGCAGCAGCGGCGCAGCAGGTCTGCATGACGGCAGCCGAAATGCAGTCATCGTTGATCGATTGGTACGGCGAACGCCCGACGCAGGGCCCGTCGAACGACAACACCCGCCTGTGGGTATCGGATGCCAACGGATCTTGGACGCTGGTGCGGACGCTGTCGGACGGTAACGCCTGCGTGGTGGGCACCGGCATGGATTGGGTCGCCGGTATGGACGCAACCGAAAAGGTCGCGACGATTCAGGCCCGCATCGAAGGCTGA